From Actinoplanes oblitus, a single genomic window includes:
- a CDS encoding branched-chain amino acid ABC transporter permease yields MNFSGLIQNFGPLTITGLTQGAIIALFALGYTLVYGVLRLINFAHSEVFLLGTYAALISWGWFGLDQNSATPSVGAVLGYLVLGLVAAIIISGLTALTVELVAYRPLRKRNAPPLAFLITAIGASLVISEVVGVVTHRGPRGVPPLIQPKAVITIGNMEITNLQILIIVLALVMMFLLDRFINGSRLGRGIRAVAQNPDSAALMGVNKSRVIALVFLIGGLMAGVAAVMYDLKVGVTKFDAGFLLGIEAFTAAVLGGIGNLRGALLGGLLLGLVQNYAAGLFGTEWLHAVGFVALVLILLFRPTGLLGESLGRARA; encoded by the coding sequence GTGAATTTCTCCGGTCTGATTCAGAACTTCGGGCCGCTGACGATCACTGGCCTGACGCAGGGCGCCATCATCGCCCTGTTCGCTCTGGGCTACACCCTCGTCTACGGCGTTCTCCGGCTGATCAACTTCGCCCACTCCGAAGTCTTCCTCCTCGGCACCTACGCCGCCCTGATCTCCTGGGGCTGGTTCGGCCTGGACCAGAACTCGGCCACCCCGTCGGTCGGCGCGGTGCTCGGTTACCTGGTTCTCGGCCTGGTCGCCGCGATCATCATCTCCGGCCTCACCGCACTCACCGTGGAGCTGGTGGCGTATCGCCCGTTGCGCAAGCGCAACGCACCGCCCCTCGCCTTCCTGATCACCGCGATCGGCGCCTCGCTGGTCATCTCCGAGGTGGTCGGCGTGGTGACGCACCGTGGCCCCCGCGGGGTCCCGCCGCTGATCCAGCCCAAGGCGGTGATCACCATCGGCAACATGGAGATCACCAACCTGCAGATCCTCATCATCGTGCTGGCCCTGGTGATGATGTTCCTGCTCGACCGCTTCATCAACGGGTCCCGGCTCGGCCGGGGCATCCGGGCGGTCGCACAGAACCCGGACAGTGCCGCCCTGATGGGCGTCAACAAGTCCCGGGTGATCGCGCTGGTCTTCCTGATCGGTGGCCTGATGGCCGGCGTCGCCGCGGTGATGTACGACCTCAAGGTCGGCGTCACCAAGTTCGACGCGGGCTTCCTGCTGGGCATCGAGGCCTTCACCGCCGCCGTGCTCGGCGGCATCGGTAACCTGCGCGGCGCGCTGCTCGGCGGCCTGCTGCTCGGCCTGGTGCAGAACTACGCGGCCGGCCTGTTCGGCACCGAGTGGCTGCACGCCGTCGGGTTCGTGGCTCTGGTCCTGATCCTGCTCTTCCGCCCGACCGGTCTGTTGGGTGAGTCCCTGGGGAGGGCGCGCGCATGA
- a CDS encoding branched-chain amino acid ABC transporter permease, whose protein sequence is MSAVAEKPVTAKKSGRQLRGWLGRQPMPVRLGLIALLVIGAYLLPYVESVPVIGPQVITTGVDWRTALFEMAYYVLLAVGLNVVVGFAGLLDLGYVGFFAVGAYVTALLTSPDSVLGTKWGWVVAIPVALAVTMLAGVLLGWPTLRLRGDYLAIVTLGFAEIIRIIVTSSDWARGERGFSQIPHPPGQHSDGTPIFGVADATPYFWLALTVVIVVILGVRNLDRSRVGRSWLAIREDEEAAEIMGVRTIKFKLWAFAIGAFIGGLSGVLFAGENGFINSQPFVLQFSILVLAGVVMGGSGNIAGAILGGALISYIPNRLRGITGPFDTDLYEYRFAMFGALIILIMVLRPQGLIPSRRRAMELKDRQKEAAPQ, encoded by the coding sequence ATGAGTGCCGTCGCTGAAAAACCGGTCACCGCGAAGAAGAGCGGCCGCCAGTTGCGCGGCTGGCTCGGCCGCCAGCCGATGCCGGTACGCCTGGGCCTGATCGCCCTGCTGGTGATCGGCGCGTACCTGCTGCCGTACGTGGAGTCGGTCCCGGTGATCGGCCCGCAGGTCATCACCACCGGCGTCGACTGGCGCACCGCCCTGTTCGAGATGGCGTACTACGTGCTGCTCGCCGTGGGCCTGAACGTGGTGGTCGGCTTCGCCGGTCTGCTGGACCTCGGCTACGTCGGCTTCTTCGCCGTCGGCGCCTACGTGACCGCCCTGCTCACCTCCCCGGACAGCGTGCTGGGCACCAAGTGGGGCTGGGTGGTCGCCATCCCGGTCGCGCTGGCCGTGACCATGCTGGCCGGTGTGCTGCTGGGCTGGCCGACGCTGCGGTTGCGCGGTGACTACCTGGCAATCGTGACGCTCGGTTTCGCCGAGATCATCCGGATCATCGTCACCAGCTCGGACTGGGCCCGTGGGGAACGCGGTTTCTCGCAGATCCCGCACCCGCCGGGGCAGCACTCCGACGGCACCCCGATCTTCGGCGTCGCGGACGCCACGCCGTACTTCTGGCTGGCGCTCACCGTGGTGATCGTGGTCATCCTCGGGGTGCGCAACCTGGACCGCAGCCGGGTCGGCCGGTCCTGGCTGGCGATCCGCGAGGACGAGGAAGCCGCCGAGATCATGGGCGTGCGGACGATCAAGTTCAAGCTGTGGGCGTTCGCCATCGGCGCGTTCATCGGTGGCCTGAGCGGCGTGCTGTTCGCCGGCGAGAACGGCTTCATCAACTCGCAGCCGTTCGTCCTGCAGTTCTCCATCCTGGTGCTGGCCGGCGTCGTCATGGGTGGCTCCGGCAACATCGCCGGCGCGATCCTGGGTGGCGCGCTGATCTCGTACATCCCGAACCGGCTCCGGGGCATCACCGGCCCGTTCGACACCGACCTGTACGAGTACCGGTTCGCCATGTTCGGCGCGCTGATCATCCTGATCATGGTGCTCCGGCCGCAGGGTCTCATCCCGAGCAGACGGCGCGCGATGGAGCTGAAAGACCGCCAGAAGGAGGCCGCGCCGCAATGA
- a CDS encoding ABC transporter ATP-binding protein, giving the protein MDDVTLRFGGVVALNGISFALRKGEIFGLIGPNGAGKTTCFNAMTGVYRPTSGQIRFRGESLIGKKKHEITRGGIARTFQNVRLFPEMTALENVMVGADAHFKTSVLSALFRLPRFWREERDGRARSMELLRFVGIEHRAGEVSRNLSYGEQRRLEIARALATNPTLLCLDEPAAGFNPAEKEELLGLIRKIRDTGVTVLLIEHDMRLVMGVTDRIVVLEFGKKIAEGTPAEVRDNPAVIAAYLGVPTDAA; this is encoded by the coding sequence ATGGACGACGTCACGCTCCGCTTCGGCGGCGTGGTGGCGCTGAACGGGATCAGCTTCGCGCTGCGCAAGGGCGAGATCTTCGGCCTGATCGGGCCGAACGGCGCCGGCAAGACCACCTGCTTCAACGCGATGACCGGCGTCTACCGGCCGACCAGCGGGCAGATCCGGTTCCGGGGCGAGTCGCTGATCGGCAAGAAGAAGCACGAGATCACCCGCGGCGGGATCGCCCGGACGTTCCAGAACGTCCGGCTGTTCCCGGAGATGACGGCGCTGGAGAACGTGATGGTGGGCGCTGACGCCCACTTCAAGACCAGCGTGCTCAGCGCGTTGTTCCGCCTGCCGCGGTTCTGGCGGGAGGAGCGCGACGGCCGGGCCCGGTCGATGGAGCTGCTGCGCTTCGTCGGCATCGAGCACCGGGCCGGCGAGGTCAGCCGGAACCTCTCGTACGGCGAGCAGCGCCGGCTGGAGATCGCCCGGGCGCTGGCCACCAACCCGACCCTGCTCTGCCTGGACGAGCCGGCCGCCGGCTTCAACCCGGCGGAGAAGGAGGAGTTGCTCGGCCTGATCCGGAAGATCCGGGACACCGGCGTCACCGTGCTGCTGATCGAGCACGACATGCGCCTGGTGATGGGCGTGACCGACCGGATCGTGGTGCTCGAGTTCGGCAAGAAGATCGCCGAGGGCACGCCGGCCGAGGTGCGCGACAACCCGGCGGTCATCGCCGCTTACCTGGGGGTGCCCACCGATGCTGCTTGA
- a CDS encoding ABC transporter ATP-binding protein encodes MLLELKDITLLYGRIQALHGISLTVGEGEIVALIGANGAGKTTTMKAISGLRPVAQGSILFDGQDITKLRADLRVVRGVSQSPEGRGVFPGMTVRENLEMGAYTRRNRAEIAEDMERVFTLFPRLKEREKQSSGTLSGGEQQMLAVGRALMSRPKLLLLDEPSMGLAPMLIQQIFDIIVEINQQGTTVLLVEQNAQQALSRAHRAYVLETGRIVKEGTGQDLLHDPAVKDAYLGVA; translated from the coding sequence ATGCTGCTTGAGCTGAAGGACATCACGCTGCTGTACGGGCGGATCCAGGCCCTGCACGGCATCAGCCTCACCGTCGGCGAGGGTGAGATCGTCGCCCTGATCGGCGCGAACGGCGCCGGCAAGACGACCACCATGAAGGCCATCTCCGGCCTGCGCCCGGTGGCCCAGGGCTCGATCCTCTTCGACGGCCAGGACATCACCAAGCTGCGCGCCGACCTGCGGGTGGTGCGCGGGGTGTCCCAGTCGCCCGAGGGCCGCGGCGTCTTCCCGGGCATGACGGTCCGGGAGAACCTCGAGATGGGCGCCTACACCCGGCGCAACCGGGCCGAGATCGCCGAGGACATGGAGCGGGTGTTCACCCTGTTCCCCCGGCTCAAGGAACGCGAGAAGCAGAGCAGCGGCACGCTCTCCGGTGGCGAGCAGCAGATGCTCGCGGTCGGCCGGGCGCTGATGAGCCGCCCCAAGCTGCTGCTGCTCGACGAGCCCTCGATGGGTCTCGCGCCGATGCTGATCCAGCAGATCTTCGACATCATCGTGGAGATCAACCAGCAGGGCACCACGGTGCTGCTGGTGGAGCAGAACGCGCAGCAGGCGCTCTCCCGGGCGCACCGGGCGTACGTCCTGGAGACCGGCCGGATCGTCAAGGAAGGCACCGGGCAGGATCTCCTGCACGACCCCGCCGTCAAGGACGCCTACCTCGGCGTCGCCTGA
- a CDS encoding ABC transporter substrate-binding protein produces the protein MFRITPGRRAILGAAVAAALTVSLSACGEESDTSTGTTGSAPSAAADTSLADKVPASIKSTGKLVIGTDSTYAPSEFLDTDGKTIVGFDVDLFNAVGQKLGLKTEWQTAKFDSIIPGVGSGKYNVGVSSFTINKDRMKEVNMISYFSAGTQWAAKTGATINPDDACGKKIAVQTSTVQADDIAARSKKCTEAGKAKITVDQYQAQSDATNAVVTGKDDAMLADSPVAAYAVKQTGGQLALLGDIYDSAPYGYAVGKDQTEFANVIAEAVKALIADGTYKTVLDKWGVAAGAIDAPAVNPAS, from the coding sequence ATGTTCCGCATCACCCCCGGCCGGCGGGCGATCCTCGGCGCGGCCGTGGCGGCGGCGCTGACCGTGTCGCTGTCCGCCTGTGGCGAAGAGTCCGACACCAGCACCGGCACCACCGGCTCGGCGCCGAGCGCGGCGGCCGACACCTCGCTCGCCGACAAGGTCCCGGCCAGCATCAAGTCGACCGGCAAGCTGGTCATCGGCACCGACTCGACCTACGCCCCGAGCGAGTTCCTGGACACCGACGGCAAGACCATCGTCGGCTTCGACGTCGACCTGTTCAACGCGGTCGGCCAGAAGCTGGGCCTGAAGACCGAGTGGCAGACCGCCAAGTTCGACAGCATCATCCCGGGCGTCGGCAGCGGCAAGTACAACGTCGGCGTCTCGTCCTTCACGATCAACAAGGACCGGATGAAGGAGGTCAACATGATCTCCTACTTCTCCGCGGGCACCCAGTGGGCGGCCAAGACCGGCGCCACCATCAACCCGGACGACGCGTGCGGCAAGAAGATCGCCGTGCAGACCTCGACGGTGCAGGCCGACGACATCGCGGCGCGCTCGAAGAAGTGCACCGAGGCGGGCAAGGCGAAGATCACCGTCGACCAGTACCAGGCCCAGTCGGACGCCACCAACGCCGTGGTGACCGGCAAGGACGACGCCATGCTGGCCGACTCCCCGGTGGCGGCGTACGCGGTGAAGCAGACCGGCGGCCAGCTCGCCCTGCTCGGTGACATCTACGACTCCGCGCCGTACGGCTACGCCGTGGGCAAGGACCAGACCGAGTTCGCGAACGTCATCGCGGAGGCGGTCAAGGCGCTCATCGCCGACGGCACCTACAAGACGGTTCTCGACAAGTGGGGCGTCGCGGCCGGTGCCATCGACGCGCCCGCGGTGAACCCGGCTTCCTGA
- a CDS encoding amino acid ABC transporter permease, whose protein sequence is MTQETETGRARPEAIKAVPVRHPGRWVMVGVLAVLVAMFAHLLLTNSGFRWSFIFLEYTPGKRGVMFTEPILRGLRGTLLLTVCSMLLGVVLGVVIAIMRLSSNKVLSSVAWVYTWFFRAAPRLVLAILFGNLNILWTRIGFGLPFDKQIGSLFGLDDFNGQFFSIESKDLLAGFVAGVLALGLSEAAYMAEIVRAGIQSIDSGQSEAAVALGMSRGQVLRRVVLPQAMRVIVPPTGNEIIAMVKDTSLVAYVPVATELFFQIQQVEARTFVVLPSLVAALIWYLIICSVLMIGQFFVERHFGKGYGAAGKARQRLRDIQVEQGGRVT, encoded by the coding sequence ATGACGCAAGAGACAGAGACCGGACGGGCGCGGCCTGAGGCGATCAAGGCCGTGCCCGTGCGGCACCCCGGCAGGTGGGTGATGGTCGGCGTACTGGCGGTGCTGGTCGCCATGTTCGCCCATCTGCTGCTGACCAACTCCGGCTTCCGCTGGTCGTTCATCTTCCTCGAGTACACCCCCGGCAAGCGGGGCGTGATGTTCACCGAGCCGATCCTGCGGGGCCTGCGCGGCACGCTGCTGCTCACCGTCTGCTCGATGCTGCTCGGTGTCGTGCTCGGCGTGGTGATCGCGATCATGCGGCTGTCGTCGAACAAGGTGCTCTCCTCGGTCGCCTGGGTCTACACCTGGTTCTTCCGGGCCGCGCCCCGCCTGGTGCTGGCGATCCTGTTCGGCAACCTGAACATCCTGTGGACCCGGATCGGCTTCGGCCTGCCGTTCGACAAGCAGATCGGCTCGCTGTTCGGCCTCGACGACTTCAACGGCCAGTTCTTCAGCATCGAGTCCAAGGACCTGCTCGCCGGGTTCGTGGCCGGCGTGCTGGCGCTGGGCCTGTCCGAGGCGGCCTACATGGCCGAGATCGTCCGGGCCGGCATCCAGTCGATCGACTCCGGGCAGAGCGAGGCGGCCGTGGCCCTGGGCATGTCCCGCGGCCAGGTGCTGCGCCGGGTGGTGCTGCCCCAGGCGATGCGGGTGATCGTGCCGCCGACCGGCAACGAGATCATCGCGATGGTCAAGGACACCTCACTGGTCGCCTACGTCCCGGTGGCCACCGAGCTGTTCTTCCAGATCCAGCAGGTGGAGGCGCGTACCTTCGTGGTCCTGCCCAGCCTGGTGGCCGCGCTGATCTGGTATCTGATCATCTGCAGCGTGCTGATGATCGGCCAGTTCTTCGTGGAACGGCACTTCGGCAAGGGGTACGGCGCGGCCGGCAAGGCGCGCCAGCGGCTCCGCGACATCCAGGTCGAGCAGGGCGGGCGGGTCACATGA
- a CDS encoding amino acid ABC transporter ATP-binding protein, with the protein MTEMVRAENVHKYFGSLEVLKGVDLTVPSGGVSCVLGPSGSGKSTFLRCINHLEKLNAGRILVDGELVGYRERGGKLHEMNERDIAKQRQSIGMVFQRFNLFPHMTVLDNVMEAPCRVKRENRAEVRDRALALLDRVGLGEKVDNYPGQLSGGQQQRVAIARALAMRPKLMLFDEPTSALDPELVGEVLEVMKGLARDGMTMIVVTHEIGFAREVADEVVFMDGGVVVEKGRPDEVIANPQQERTKAFLSKVL; encoded by the coding sequence ATGACCGAGATGGTGAGGGCGGAGAACGTCCACAAGTACTTCGGCTCCCTCGAGGTGCTCAAGGGCGTGGACCTGACCGTGCCGTCGGGCGGGGTGAGCTGCGTGCTCGGCCCGTCCGGGTCGGGCAAGTCGACCTTCCTGCGCTGCATCAACCACCTGGAGAAACTCAACGCCGGCCGGATCCTGGTCGACGGCGAGCTGGTCGGTTACCGCGAGCGCGGCGGCAAGCTGCACGAGATGAACGAACGGGACATCGCCAAGCAGCGGCAGTCGATCGGCATGGTGTTCCAGCGGTTCAACCTGTTCCCGCACATGACGGTCCTGGACAACGTCATGGAGGCGCCCTGCCGGGTCAAGCGGGAGAACCGGGCCGAGGTCCGGGACCGGGCCCTGGCCCTGCTCGACCGGGTCGGCCTGGGCGAGAAGGTGGACAACTACCCGGGCCAGCTCTCCGGCGGTCAGCAGCAGCGGGTGGCGATCGCCCGGGCGCTGGCCATGCGGCCCAAGCTGATGCTCTTCGACGAGCCGACCAGCGCGCTCGACCCGGAGCTGGTCGGTGAGGTGCTCGAGGTGATGAAGGGCCTGGCGCGGGACGGGATGACGATGATCGTGGTGACCCACGAGATCGGCTTCGCCCGGGAGGTGGCCGACGAGGTGGTCTTCATGGACGGCGGGGTCGTCGTCGAGAAGGGCCGGCCGGACGAGGTCATCGCGAATCCGCAGCAGGAACGCACCAAGGCGTTCCTGAGCAAGGTGCTGTGA
- the polA gene encoding DNA polymerase I has protein sequence MSDDATTPRLLLLDGHSLAYRAYFALPAENFSTVTGQHTNAVFGFTSMLINMLRDEKPTHIVVSFDLSRKSFRTEKYAEYKAGRSETPAPFQGQVSLIQEVLEALRIPVVTKENYEADDVIATLATQARAAGMEVIISTGDRDAFQLAGEHVTILYPVRGVSEVWRMTPEAIEAKYFVPPSRYRDKAALVGETSDNLPGVPGVGDKTAAKWINEYGGLDGVIANVDKIKGKAGENLRAHLAGVIRNYDLNALVCDLELPLRPEDARWHGWDREAVHQLFDALEFRVLRERLYSYLEAVEPEAESGFDLAGQVLRAGAVAGWLAEHAVAAPVGIAVTGTFGRGTGQVTGIAVATGSGPAAWFDPAGLDEDDERAVAAWLADPERPKVLHDAKPILLAFRAHGWQLAGVVTDTALAAYLAKPDQRGYDLTDLALRYLKRELKVDAPADGQLALSFDGDEQDTAAEEAVMLRARATLDLADVLTAELSRDGGESQRLLAEVEQPLSVVLAEMESRGIAADTDYLSELETNFAAEVKAAQQAAHEVHGREFNLGSPKQLQEILFVERNLPKTKKIKSGYTTDADALQDLFAKTEDPLLAHLLRYRDMAKLKSTVDGLLKSVSDDGRIHTTFNQTVAATGRLSSTDPNLQNIPIRTEEGRRIRRAFIVGSGFDQLMTADYSQIEMRIMAHLSKDEALIAAFNSGADFHAATASSVFHVELGDVTADQRRKIKAMNYGLAYGLSSYGLSNQLTISNDEAKGLMEEYFERFGGVRDYLQAVVLQAGKDGYTATILGRRRYLPDLSSDNRQRREMAQRMALNAPIQGSAADIIKIAMLRVDEALRSSGLASRMLLQVHDELVFEVAPGEREALEELVRREMGGAYPLSVPLEVSVGHGRDWNGADH, from the coding sequence GTGAGCGACGACGCGACGACCCCCCGCCTGCTGCTGCTCGACGGCCACTCGCTGGCCTACCGGGCCTATTTCGCCCTGCCCGCGGAGAACTTCTCCACGGTCACCGGCCAGCACACCAACGCGGTGTTCGGCTTCACGTCGATGCTCATCAACATGCTGCGTGACGAGAAGCCGACCCACATCGTGGTCTCCTTCGACCTCTCCCGGAAATCGTTCCGCACCGAGAAGTACGCGGAGTACAAGGCCGGCCGTTCGGAGACCCCGGCGCCGTTCCAGGGCCAGGTCAGCCTGATCCAGGAGGTCCTGGAGGCGCTGCGCATCCCGGTGGTGACGAAAGAGAACTACGAGGCCGACGACGTCATCGCCACCCTGGCGACGCAGGCCCGCGCGGCCGGCATGGAGGTGATCATCTCCACCGGCGACCGGGACGCGTTCCAGCTCGCCGGGGAGCACGTCACCATCCTCTACCCGGTCCGCGGCGTCTCCGAGGTCTGGCGGATGACCCCGGAGGCGATCGAGGCGAAGTACTTCGTGCCGCCGTCGCGCTATCGGGACAAGGCCGCCCTGGTCGGCGAGACCAGCGACAACCTGCCCGGCGTGCCGGGCGTCGGCGACAAGACCGCCGCCAAGTGGATCAATGAGTACGGCGGCCTGGACGGCGTCATCGCCAACGTCGACAAGATCAAGGGCAAGGCCGGGGAGAACCTGCGCGCCCACCTCGCCGGCGTCATCCGGAACTACGACCTCAACGCGCTGGTCTGCGATCTGGAGCTGCCGCTGCGCCCGGAGGACGCCCGCTGGCACGGCTGGGACCGTGAGGCGGTGCACCAGCTGTTCGACGCCCTCGAGTTCCGGGTGCTCCGCGAGCGGCTCTATTCCTACCTGGAGGCCGTCGAGCCGGAGGCCGAGTCCGGCTTCGACCTGGCCGGGCAGGTGCTGCGGGCCGGTGCGGTGGCCGGCTGGCTCGCCGAGCACGCCGTCGCCGCCCCGGTCGGCATCGCCGTCACCGGCACCTTCGGCCGCGGCACCGGCCAGGTGACCGGCATCGCGGTGGCCACCGGCAGCGGCCCGGCCGCCTGGTTCGACCCGGCCGGCCTGGACGAGGACGACGAGCGTGCGGTGGCCGCCTGGCTCGCCGACCCGGAGCGGCCCAAGGTGCTGCACGACGCCAAGCCGATCCTGCTCGCCTTCCGGGCGCACGGCTGGCAGCTGGCCGGCGTGGTCACCGACACCGCCCTCGCGGCCTACCTGGCGAAACCCGACCAGCGCGGTTACGACCTGACCGACCTGGCGCTGCGCTACCTCAAGCGCGAGCTGAAGGTGGACGCGCCGGCCGACGGGCAGCTCGCCCTGTCGTTCGACGGCGACGAGCAGGACACCGCGGCCGAGGAGGCCGTGATGCTGCGCGCCCGGGCCACGCTCGACCTGGCCGACGTGCTCACCGCCGAGTTGTCCCGCGACGGCGGCGAGTCGCAGCGCCTGCTCGCCGAGGTGGAGCAGCCGCTCTCGGTGGTGCTGGCCGAGATGGAGAGCCGGGGCATCGCCGCCGACACCGATTACCTGTCCGAGCTGGAGACGAACTTCGCCGCCGAGGTGAAAGCGGCCCAGCAGGCGGCGCACGAGGTGCACGGCCGCGAGTTCAACCTGGGCTCGCCCAAGCAGCTGCAGGAGATCCTCTTCGTCGAGCGCAACCTGCCCAAGACCAAGAAGATCAAGTCGGGCTACACCACCGACGCGGACGCGCTGCAGGACCTGTTCGCCAAGACCGAGGACCCGCTGCTCGCCCACCTGCTGCGGTACCGCGACATGGCGAAACTGAAGTCGACGGTGGACGGGCTGCTCAAGTCGGTCTCCGACGACGGGCGGATCCACACCACGTTCAACCAGACGGTGGCCGCGACCGGCCGGCTGTCGTCGACCGATCCGAACCTGCAGAACATCCCGATCCGCACCGAGGAGGGCCGGCGGATCCGCCGGGCGTTCATCGTCGGCTCCGGGTTCGATCAGCTGATGACCGCCGACTACAGCCAGATCGAGATGCGGATCATGGCGCACCTGTCGAAGGACGAGGCGCTGATCGCCGCGTTCAACTCGGGCGCCGACTTCCACGCCGCGACCGCCTCGTCGGTCTTCCACGTCGAGCTCGGCGACGTCACCGCCGACCAGCGACGCAAGATCAAGGCGATGAACTACGGCCTGGCGTACGGGTTGAGCTCGTACGGCCTCTCCAACCAGCTCACCATCTCGAACGACGAGGCCAAGGGCCTGATGGAGGAGTACTTCGAGCGGTTCGGCGGGGTGCGCGACTACCTGCAGGCGGTGGTGCTGCAGGCCGGCAAGGACGGGTACACCGCGACCATCCTCGGCCGCCGGCGCTATCTGCCCGACCTGAGCAGCGACAACCGGCAGCGGCGGGAGATGGCGCAGCGGATGGCGCTGAACGCGCCGATCCAGGGGTCGGCGGCGGACATCATCAAGATCGCGATGCTGCGGGTGGACGAGGCGCTCCGGTCCTCCGGACTGGCCTCCCGGATGCTGCTGCAGGTGCACGACGAGCTGGTGTTCGAGGTGGCCCCGGGGGAGCGGGAGGCGCTGGAGGAGCTCGTCCGGCGGGAGATGGGCGGGGCGTACCCGTTGTCGGTGCCGCTGGAGGTGTCGGTCGGCCACGGCCGCGACTGGAACGGCGCCGACCACTGA
- a CDS encoding ArsR/SmtB family transcription factor: MTDRAVPPDVVSLSADGVALTVAPLAASSATEFAAMFKALGDPVRLRLLSMIASAADGEICVCDLSSAFHLTGPTISHHLRILREAGLVDSDRRGTWVYYRAVPATLILLAGLLHKS, encoded by the coding sequence ATGACCGACCGGGCCGTTCCACCCGACGTCGTCTCGCTCTCCGCGGACGGCGTCGCTCTGACGGTGGCGCCGCTGGCGGCGTCGAGCGCCACCGAGTTCGCCGCGATGTTCAAGGCCCTCGGTGACCCGGTCCGGCTGCGCCTGCTCTCGATGATCGCCTCGGCTGCCGACGGCGAGATCTGCGTCTGCGATCTGAGCAGCGCGTTCCACCTGACCGGCCCGACCATCTCGCACCACCTGCGGATCCTGCGCGAGGCGGGCCTGGTGGACAGCGACCGCCGCGGCACCTGGGTGTATTACCGCGCCGTCCCGGCCACCCTGATCCTGCTCGCCGGCCTCCTGCACAAGTCGTAG
- a CDS encoding DUF3140 domain-containing protein, whose protein sequence is MADVYPEFREAVNMSAADLRKWLGTAESKDVGQKASAGAESVGHDSGRKIVELLDKTKSALTEADEQHMHKVVGYVHRHLAQRPEGDITETKWRYSLMNWGHDPLKD, encoded by the coding sequence GTGGCTGACGTGTACCCGGAGTTCCGCGAGGCGGTGAACATGAGCGCCGCCGACCTGCGGAAGTGGCTCGGCACCGCGGAGTCGAAGGACGTCGGGCAGAAGGCCTCGGCCGGCGCCGAGTCGGTCGGCCACGACTCGGGCCGGAAGATCGTCGAGCTGCTGGACAAGACGAAGTCCGCCCTCACCGAGGCGGACGAGCAGCACATGCACAAGGTCGTCGGCTACGTGCACCGCCACCTCGCCCAGCGCCCGGAGGGCGACATCACCGAGACGAAGTGGCGTTACTCCCTGATGAACTGGGGCCACGACCCGCTGAAGGACTAG
- a CDS encoding hypervirulence associated TUDOR domain-containing protein, with amino-acid sequence MAEKDLKKGDEVTWRSHGENVHGTVEQKITKRTEAAGRTVAASPDDPQYRVRSDKTGKGAVHKPGALKRG; translated from the coding sequence ATGGCGGAGAAGGACCTGAAAAAGGGTGACGAGGTGACCTGGCGCAGCCACGGCGAGAACGTCCACGGCACCGTCGAACAGAAGATCACCAAGCGGACCGAGGCGGCCGGCCGCACCGTCGCGGCCTCGCCCGACGACCCGCAGTACCGGGTGCGCAGCGACAAGACCGGCAAGGGCGCGGTGCACAAGCCGGGGGCGCTGAAGCGTGGCTGA